In the genome of Heterodontus francisci isolate sHetFra1 chromosome 15, sHetFra1.hap1, whole genome shotgun sequence, one region contains:
- the LOC137377945 gene encoding thymosin beta-b-like: protein MPYSVKCCLDVEHSHAHLISLSELQEMSDKPEQTSKPDVSEVKHFKRDSLKKMKALEKNTLPTKEAIEQEKKSAAEATS, encoded by the exons atgccatactcagtcaaatgctgccttgatgtcgagcacagtcacgctcacctcatctccttgag tgaaCTGCAAGAGATGTCGGACAAACCGGAACAAACTTCGAAACCAGATGTGTCAGAAGTCAAGCATTTCAAGAGAGACAGCCTAAAGAAAATGAAAGCACTGGAGAAGAACACACTGCCAACAAAAGAGG CAATTGAGCAAGaaaagaagagtgcagcagaagcaACTTCCTGA